The Phoenix dactylifera cultivar Barhee BC4 unplaced genomic scaffold, palm_55x_up_171113_PBpolish2nd_filt_p 002400F, whole genome shotgun sequence sequence TGGCCTCTCCCCGATTTTAGGTCACTTGCGCACTTTGTATCCTATATGGCATACTTTTATATAATGCAATAGGTTTCACCCAACTCTTTTCTCGAAAATTAGAGAGAGGAGATAACTGTGTGAAACTATCATGCTCACCGTCTGCATTATGTATATAGGTTAGGTTGGATTAGTTAGGCCGAGAGAATTAAAGGTCACAAAACCTAATATATatgataaatatttaattttgataacaaataaaaatcTAGGTACTAAAACAAGAAGCCAGTTCCAAACTCAATGTGAATCTAATTCGATCAATTAATCTTGCAAGGTTCGATATATGACATATGAGCTGAGATCAAATAATAAAATGCTTAAAACAAGTTTACAAAGTATATGGGCAATATGGCAGTTAGAACTGTACACGTACGCGTGACGTCTGCATTAGGTGTGGCCACGTTGGCGCACTAAATCTAGGGCTTATCTTCAGCTTGTGGTCCGCTGCTCCGCGGAGGTCATCAACGCCGCCATCGGCTCACAGCTGTGTCAAAGTGTGGTTTCGTTGGGTCGAGGTATAAAGTGGCACCAAATTTCTGTACGTTGACAGCTAGAGGAGAGACTATGTCCCACATATGTAACCTCATGGCAGTCCAAAATCTAATTTCTTCACCAATCATAGATTTAGGTGGCCCCTCAATTTTTGTAGACTACTTTAGTTCTCTTCTATAAGTTTGTTGCTGAAACTTATCCAATAGAATCAGGCTACAACAAAACCAGCGGCAACAATAAAAAGCCCCACATGATTTGGTAGGTGGGTTGCATAAGAAGTTGGGAAGTTGGCCAATTCAAGGCAATTGGTGGACCAAGTATCACAAGCAGTGATGGGGGCcgaaatggatcgtccagcccacaacaGACACCAACGCCGACCGGACGTGTTATCGGTCCGGCCTACAATCAGCCCGACCTCGAACTCCACCGAAAGCTCCTCCGACCTCGGATATCCGCCAACGCGCCTCAGCCAAGCTCGGAGCACCTTCCTTATTCGCCGACGCGCCCCAggccaagctcggggcgccctccTTATTTGCTGACGCATGTCCTCTCCAATTATACGCCCCGACCCCTGAGCTCGGGGCGCTTCGCCAGGCACACCCGGCATCCATCAAGCCAACcttgccaaaaacttgatgcgacCTCTCAACGAGTTCGGACTTACCGACGGTCATACCCATATGTGTGCCCACGCCCTTCTACATGGTCGTATATTGCGACGCCACCACGACGTACTACTCTGGCAATACCCTACCAACATCTTCCCGTTCCCAAGAACGGACTCCACCGCGCGCCGTGATCAAACTCTGCGCGCTACTCCCACTCATGATGGGGAcaggccataccctgccacggCTATCAACGCCTTACCGTTCCCAAGAACGGACCCAACCGCGCGCTACTTCTGCTCATGATAGGAATGAGCCATACCTCCACCACCTAAGCATCCTTACCGAGACAATAAATAAAAACCAACAGGTAACACCTAAGGGGACTCTAGGGCAAGATCTACAAAACTCCATACTAACTTGatcatcggagggccctcaccgaaaACACCAGTGATGCTTTGTGCATGCACACTGTCGGTCAAAGGAGGTGGCTCTTCTCGTCTTCCTCCGCGCTCCGGTAGCTCCCCTGACTCATCcgacgtggtcaccctcgggccagatttgaaccacaacaagcAAGATGCCACTGCCTAATGGGAATGGAGGGTGAGAGATTAGGAGGTTGATGTTATCATCTGTATGGAAGTCAGAAGAAACCAAAGCAGTATTTTTTCAGCAAAATCAAAGCAACAAGAATTTTTGGTACATGTAATAAGTTAAATGCAAGCAAGAAGGGAAAGATCAAAGATGTTGAAGTTAGACTTGTATATCAAAGTTTGCGTGAAAGCCTAAGTTACAATGTGTGAAAACTAGAAACGGGAGTCCTTttgctattaaaaaaaaagaatattttcttctttaaaaaaaggaaaaattatgAGGACTTGTGACATTAAATGAGACTAAAATGGTACTACTGAAGTGCAACTCCGCCAGAAGCTAAAAAAATCCACTCGCATATACttttataattaaaataatagatatgtaaaaagGAGATCAGCACTAGTTCTccaaatttgaaatgagcacactttgttataaattaaaaaaaaataatcaaaaggaGTATATCGTAGTAGCATGGTGTTGTGAACTTATTCTCGCGAAAATTGCACTCCACCATTTTGTGAATTTGGGCAGCAGCTCTAGCTTTAGAAATTTCCAGAGTAGGGGCCATCTACATAGACATTTACTCATGATATTCTCTTCGTTTTAACTTTTAACACCTAATTTCTTCCCGCGATGGCCAGGACCATATTGAAGGCTTGACCAATAAGCGTCCTCCATGTGGCTGGCTGGTGGTGAACATTCTCAATGATTAAGATAGCAAAATATAGCGAGCACACAATAGATATTAGAAGAGAAAGgcaattttaattttcaatttAATCCTAGAAAATGGACTCAACTTACAATCCCTTGAAGAAATTGAAATGGCTGCAATTATCCCAAACCAGCTTCCATGGAACCCAATTTTCCCTTTGGAAGCACTTATTGGACCTCCTGCCACTAAAAACGACCTTTTGTTGAAGCCCATTGGGTCCTAAACCCTCACTCTAAGCGAATGCTTCAAACTCCCCACATGAAGGACATGAGACCCCAAGGCCACCATTCTATTCCCAAGCTCATCCACGAGGCTCAAATCCTTGCAAACATCAACGTTGAACACAACATAGCCCACCCCTTTGGGGCCCAAGTAGATCTTCTCAAATCCAAGCAAGTGCTTCTGGGGAGAATTGTGCACTGAAGGTGGAGTTGAGAAAAGGAAGACAGTGTGGCTCCCGGCCATGCGACCGGGGTTCTGAACTCTCAGATGGATGTCGAAGGCTGCATTCTGGCATCGACTTCCGACGAGATCGACCGACTTGCACCTCTTCGAGTAGCATGAGTGCCCCTCTTCAAGGGGGATCGATACTAGCTTTGGCGCTTGAACTAGGTGGTGGGTGAAGTCATTGTAGCTCAAACCATCGCCGAAAGAGTATATCACATCGCCTGTATAGAACCGGTAAGTCCGTCCAGGGTAGCCGGTCGACGGGTCGGGCCTCATGCGCATGTCGGTCATCGGGACCTTGTCTGCAAATGACTCAGGATACCAAGTCACAGGCAACCTCCCACCTACAAAAATTGATACAATTTGATCATGATTTAGTCCTGCAATGACAATAAACAATTAAAACGGTGTGCAAGTAAATTATGTGCAACCAAGGTAGCAGCATGATACTGGTGCCGTGCATGCGCTTATAATAGCATAAATGCAAGTGTTGTGCATCCAATTTAGGCTATAACACCAATATTGTTGTTAGCATGATGATACTAATAAAGCAGATCCTATATCAAACTTACATGGATTGTAATAGCCAAAGATGATGTCGGCTAGGGCAGCACCGCCAGCTTCGCCAGGGTATCCGACCCAGAGGATGCTCGAAATTCGATCATCAGATTTCGCGAACGATATGTCGAAGGGACCACCAGACATGATCACGAGGATCACCTTGCCCTTCGCTGCCTTTGCTATCTCTGTTACAAGGGTTGTCTGCTGCCCGGGGAGGAGCAGGCTCACCCGATCGAAGCCCTCCCTCTCGATCGATTGATCGGCACCTACAACCAAGACGGTGACATCAGctttcgccgccgccgccttggCTGCGTCCAATTGGAGGCTGTTGCCAGCGCACCCCACATTGGTGCATCCTGGCTGGTACACCGTGGAAACAACAGCTGTTAGCCCCTGGAGAGGCGTTGTATACTTGCATGGGGTACCTGTGCAAGATTGATTACTGCATGATCAGTATCGCTAGGGCAGAGACAGAGAAGGCCCAAAATTTAGAGCGAGAAAATAAGAAAAGCCTACTGTTGTGGACTGGCCCATGAACCATCGCAGGCGACCCAGCCCACACTACGTACAGGTGGGCCATGGTATCATCCGATTGGAGTCTTTGGACACAAATATGGTCCAAATGTAGCATAGCAAATGTAGCATACATGCTAACTTATTGGAATCCATCATCCATGTACATGTAGCAAAATAATTTTGGTTCCTTTAAGCAAAACTTTTTCAAAAAGAGAAATCGTTTTGGCAGCCAAAAAGTTCATGCTCTTAAATGAAGAACCAAAACCAAACTACTTCACCATATTATGGTGCAATAATTTACTCCAATTCATCACCCATGAGACAATGTTGCCTACTTTTCAGAATACTTATCTTACCCTTGGGATATAGCGGCTTGCAGTAAGATATTTGAAGGTTTATTTAGAGTAGTGTAAGTGGGCTAAACATGGGCTTGGATCAAGGAAAACGGAAAAGATACATAATATGCGTTTAAACGTACCTTCGTAGTTGCCGATCATGGTCTTGGTGACGTTGGCGTTGGGGCCGATCACAGCCATGAAAGCGACGGATTTGGGGTCGAGGGGCAGGGCGTCGTCGTCGTTCTTGAGAAGCACGATACCTTGTCTCGCGGCCTCGCGGGCCAGCTCCTGGTGCTCCGCGGTACACACGTCCTTAGGGCCCAGCTTCCCGAATTCCAGCTTCCGTGGATCACCATCGAAGAAGCCTAGACGCATCAGGACCACGAAATTGCTGGTGATGGCCTTGTCCACGTCGCTCTCCTTGAGCTTCCCGGCCTTCACTGCGGCCTGCGTGTGCTGCCCCAAAAACGACCCGCAATTGAGATCCAGACCTGCCAAGATTATTTTACTCTTTTTAATGCTTGTTAGGCCCGATAACTAAGTAGTTTTTAGGGGGAAAAAAATCAGTTAAAACTTTTTTTATTCTCTGCAGTGGAAAAAAAAgttatgtttatttttttaaaaaaaaaagtattagtGGGGTCCAAGGCAGAGAAAGTCAATTAGTGGGgttataaaagtaaaaaaaagtaTTAGTTTAAAGGCAGAGAAAGTCGATTAAAGCTGTCCTGGCCGACCCAACTGCTTGCTGTCCCTGTGCCGTATCCGTGAGATATCATTAGTGACGTTCGGTGCCCATATCTTTACCCTAGTTAATACCCCGAGCTACCAAAGTTCCTCAAGTTGCCACATAAATTTGGGCTAAGTTTCTACAAGACCAGTGAGCTTATATACACACAAGTATTACTTGTGTGAGAATCCGTACGGACATGTGTTTAattccacatcgattattcgttgAGGAGAtgttgagtacttatacaggaggatcaagaaatccaaataatacgtTTTAACTACCCATTTTAggtgagatcctgagttgttacagtaTGAGTCCGATTTAGAGCACAAACCTGCCAAGATGGTTACAGCTGCAGCATCCTCGGGAGTTTTGGTGTAGTGCTGCTGGTTGTAGAGCACATCGACCGAGTCGCAATCAGAGACAATATAGCTGCGGGCATGAACAAAATTTAGATTAGAATAACGAATACAACCCAGACCGCTCAATTTGAGAACATAAAACCTTTCATGGCTAAAGATGCATGCAGTCTTGTTCTGGTGGGTGCATGACCTAATGTCCAGCCCAGTCTGGAGAAGTAATGGAGACATTGAATCCCTTTGGCATGTGTAGCGACCAGGATTGGTAGGTAATGGCATCATTGTGTCCGGATCTAAGAGTCCAGC is a genomic window containing:
- the LOC120109567 gene encoding beta-xylosidase/alpha-L-arabinofuranosidase 2-like isoform X2; its protein translation is MMPLPTNPGRYTCQRDSMSPLLLQTGLDISYIVSDCDSVDVLYNQQHYTKTPEDAAAVTILAGLDLNCGSFLGQHTQAAVKAGKLKESDVDKAITSNFVVLMRLGFFDGDPRKLEFGKLGPKDVCTAEHQELAREAARQGIVLLKNDDDALPLDPKSVAFMAVIGPNANVTKTMIGNYEGTPCKYTTPLQGLTAVVSTVYQPGCTNVGCAGNSLQLDAAKAAAAKADVTVLVVGADQSIEREGFDRVSLLLPGQQTTLVTEIAKAAKGKVILVIMSGGPFDISFAKSDDRISSILWVGYPGEAGGAALADIIFGYYNPCGRLPVTWYPESFADKVPMTDMRMRPDPSTGYPGRTYRFYTGDVIYSFGDGLSYNDFTHHLVQAPKLVSIPLEEGHSCYSKRCKSVDLVGSRCQNAAFDIHLRVQNPGRMAGSHTVFLFSTPPSVHNSPQKHLLGFEKIYLGPKGVGYVVFNVDVCKDLSLVDELGNRMVALGSHVLHVGSLKHSLRVRV
- the LOC120109567 gene encoding beta-xylosidase/alpha-L-arabinofuranosidase 2-like isoform X1: MHNVGLAGLTFWSPNVNIFRDPRWGRGQETPGEDPVLASKYAAGYVKGLQQAKDPDRLKVAACCKHYTAYDLDNWKGIQRYTFNAVVTKQDLDDTFQPPFKSCVTEGNVASVMCSYNQVNGVPTCADPDLLAGTIRGDWKLNGYIVSDCDSVDVLYNQQHYTKTPEDAAAVTILAGLDLNCGSFLGQHTQAAVKAGKLKESDVDKAITSNFVVLMRLGFFDGDPRKLEFGKLGPKDVCTAEHQELAREAARQGIVLLKNDDDALPLDPKSVAFMAVIGPNANVTKTMIGNYEGTPCKYTTPLQGLTAVVSTVYQPGCTNVGCAGNSLQLDAAKAAAAKADVTVLVVGADQSIEREGFDRVSLLLPGQQTTLVTEIAKAAKGKVILVIMSGGPFDISFAKSDDRISSILWVGYPGEAGGAALADIIFGYYNPCGRLPVTWYPESFADKVPMTDMRMRPDPSTGYPGRTYRFYTGDVIYSFGDGLSYNDFTHHLVQAPKLVSIPLEEGHSCYSKRCKSVDLVGSRCQNAAFDIHLRVQNPGRMAGSHTVFLFSTPPSVHNSPQKHLLGFEKIYLGPKGVGYVVFNVDVCKDLSLVDELGNRMVALGSHVLHVGSLKHSLRVRV